The sequence below is a genomic window from Methylotuvimicrobium alcaliphilum 20Z.
ATCGGGCTGACAAGGCGCTTTATAAAGCCAAGCAAATGGGCAGAAATCGTTGCATGGCTGGATGAGTCTTGGGGCATAAGCGCGAATCGTAGAATGCGCTTCGTGCATCTTTTACTACCTTTATACTCATGCGGGGCGGGTTATTTAACCCATCCCCAACTTTCCGGTTTAGCCTAAGGATTTCGTGAAAAATAACTTCCTGGAGCTATGAGTTTTGTATCGGTTTCGGCAGGGCAAACGCATTAAAACACTATAGAAAATCAAATAGTTAAAATATTCCTTTTTTTCTTTGGTTAACTATAAGATTTAGTTTATTTGAAACCTAAATAAGACTATGTTGATTATTTTAATGCGGTTGCCCTGGCGGGTTCGGTAACTCGCTTGGCAGAGGCCCAGCACCTAAATTCCATAGGTCTTTGGCAATTATTCAAAATAATGGCTTATTTAGGTGCTGGGTGAATACGTCCGTGTAGGTCCCTCACCTAGCGTTAGATGAGGACCGAACGAACACCCCGGTGACTCTTTAGGCAATGCCGAAATTTCAAGTGCGAAAGTATAGAATTGCCGGAAGAAGTCGGTAGCGATTTGGCAGCGGGGTGCTTCGCTTAGCTTGATGCGCATGGATAGCAAACTCCGTCCCGCCGAACAATTCGGTCTGCAACAATATTTTTAAGTCATTTAATTATCGTATAGCCGTCAATTTATTTCGAGGTTGCTTGCCAATGTTCATCAATACTTTAGCGTTGATTGTCGCGCAAGGCAGCCTGATCGGGCTTGTCGAGCTGTGTATCGTAGCTGTTTGTCTCTATGCGGTATTGTATATTAGCGCGCCGTTTCCGGAGCGGGATGCGATGGAAACCGCGCTTTCGACAGACGGGCCTTACCAGTATTTATTGGCAGGGTGGTTAGGCGAATTTCAATTGTGGCGGATTTTTTGGCCTTTTTTTGTGGTCCTGAATGGCGCTTTATATGGTGCGGATTATTGGGTTTGGACCGGGGGTATCAGTGTCTCGAGTTGGTGGAATATTCATTTTATTCTGGCGGCGCCTGTGCTTTGGTGGGCTGTCGGGATATGGCGAAGTTCGCCAAAAAGCAGTTCCCGCTTGTGGATCGCAATGTCCAGATTAGCTGTATTCGGTGTTTTATCTGAATTCGTTATGAGACTCTATATCTATTTCAAATTGCCCAGACAGTTTTTCAATTGCGAAGAGTTGATGTTGGATTACTTTAGTTGTTTTTAGGCTGAATAATCGTGAAAAGATTATTTTTTGCGTTGTGGCCGGATGAGGCGGTCCGAAGGCAATGTACAGAGTTGGCGCATCGTTTGTTAAAGGCTGAAGATAGGTCAGTTAATCCGGGTAACCTTCATGTGACATTGGTATTTTTAGGGGCTGTTGGCGACGTGCTCGAGTCGGCGATGGTTCAGGCCGCCGGCGAAATGAAAAAGCTACAGCCGGTCGCGATCCATTTCGATGAGCTTAGTTTTTGGCGAAAACCGGGCATAATATGCTTAACCAGCAGTAATCCGGACGATAAGGCGATGATTTTGGCTGAGCATTTGTCAGCATTGGTTTCATCGTTCGGTCATTCGATTGATGAGCGATCGTATCGGCCTCATGTAACACTAATAAGAAAAGCCAAGCAATCGGTTCAAACGGAATTCGAACCGATTATTTGGCATTCCAATACTTTTTGTTTAGTCGAATCCTGTTCCGCGCCTGGGGGCGTTGATTATCGGGTTATTCGGCAGTGGCCGCTGCTGGGCTAATATACCCATCGTAGATCAAAATTCGGCACCGGGGTGTCCTCGGGCACTGCCGAAATTTGAAGTGCGAAAGGTATAAAGTATCGATGATTCGTTTCGCGGATTGATTTTGGTGCGGAGTTTTTTACTCCTCGGTAATCGTTTCTACGCGACTGGTAAATCGTCCATTGGCCAAACGAGTCAATACAACAGCGTCTTTTTCGATTTGCCGGGTCGAGCGAATTACTGCGCCGGTTTCCGTGTCGGTGACGAGTGCATAGCCTCGATTTAGCGTTGCCAAAGGACTGACCGCATGAAGCGTTTGGCCGGCTTGGTTGAGCCGCTGATGTAAGTGTTCGAATTTTCGTTGCCAGGCGTTATTGAGACGTTGCTGAAGATAATGTTGTTGTAGGGCAAGGCTGTTGATTATGTGCGCAGGCGATTGGTTATGTAGCTTTGCCGATTGAGTGTCTAGAGTCGAGCAACATTGCAGCAGTTTACGCCGAGTCGCACGGGTGAGTCTTAATTCCAGTTCGTCAAGGCGTTGGGCGTTAGCAGCTAGTTTTTGGCCGGGGTGTTGTTGTTTTAGCCGCTTATCGAGCCAGGCTAAAGTTTGTGCTTTTTGCGTAAGTTGTCTGCCGAGATGTTGCGAAAGTTTGGTTTCCAGCGCAATAAAACGACTTTGCCATTCTCGCTGATCGGGAACCGCATGCTCGGCGGCGGCGGAAGGTGTTGGGGCGCGAAGATCGGCAACAAAATCGGCGATCGTCACGTCAATCTCATGGCCGACGCCGGCGATAACCGGGATGGCGCTTGCCGCGATTGCGCGCGCGACGGTTTCTTCGTTGAAGGCTTGCAAGTCTTCCAGAGAGCCGCCGCCTCGGCCGAGGATCAATACGTCGCATTGGTCGAGTGTGTTGGCCAGATTCAATGCCCGGACAATATCGTGTTTGGCGTTATCTCCTTGCACCGAAACCGGGTACAAAACGACCGGAGTAGCCGGAAAACGCCGTTTTAGCACGGTCAGTATGTCTCTGATTGCGGCGCCGCTAGGAGAGGTGATGATGCCGATGCGATGAGGCAGTGCTGGTAGAGGTTTTTTGCGAGAGGCGTCGAAGAGTCCTTCCTTCGATAGTTGATGCTTAAGCGCTTCAAAGGCCATGCGCAGTGCGCCGTCTCCGGTTTCCTCAAGGTTTTCGACCACTAGCTGATAGTCGCCGCGAGGCTCGTATAAGGTGACTTGTGCGGTTGCAATCACTTGCAGTCCGTTCGCCGGCTTAAACTTGAGGCGGCGCAGTTGGGTCTTGAACATCGCGCAACGGATTTGCGCGGCATTATCTTTCAAGGAAAAATAAATGTGGCCGGAAGAGGGAGTGCTTAAATTAGAGATTTCCCCTTCTACTCGCACCGAGAAAAAATGCTCGTTAAGCACTCGTTTGCTTTCCCGGTTGAGTTGTGAAACCGTATAGAGTTTACTGTCGAGTGTTAAGGGCATGTTCGTTTAGGTTTTTTGTTTAAGTTCTCGTTCGATCTGCTGCATATAGCGTTGTATACAGGATTCGAAGGCGGATGATATCGAGGTGAGCCGGCAACCTATTTTCATGGTTTTATCCGGCTTGTTCGGGTTTAACGGTATGCGGTAGAGCACTATAAAATCGACCGTGTCTTCTCCTAGATCGGCCAAGGTCAATCGACAATTTTTAAAGGTTTGAGCGGGCGTTAATATTTGGTTAAGCGGTTCCGAATCGTTTAACAAGGAAAAGCCGGGGATGCTAATATCGTAGAGACGAAGTGGAATGACTTGGTCTGCAATGCTTAGTTTAAGATGGCTGGCTTTCGAAATCGGCGATTTAATGCGGTAAAATTGACGGCGTTGCAGCCACAGCATGCTTTCAGGTATCGGCATTGCAAACACGGTGTCGCCTTGATAGCGGGTTTTGACGATGTCTTTGCCCTCGAATTTTATTTTAATGCCCGACAATACGGTGCGGAAGACGGTACGCAACGTGTTCGGTAATTGTCTGTTTTGGTATTCCTTGGGGCTGAGATCGAACAGAAGACTATGTGTGTCCGTATCGATGGCTATCAATGTGGTGATGAACGATTCGTTATTGCCGATGTTTAGATTGATTAGGGCCTTCTCGTTAATCAGTAGTGCCAGATGATTGATGATCTGACGTTGGTTGCGTACGATGTGATCCGATTGCTTGTTCATAATGGGGTGTAAATAAGTTATAAATGTACAGCCTTTATGGCGAAGCATGGTTCTGCGCCGATGTGCTGTTTGAGTCGCTGCAAGCATCGAGAGCCTGAGATGGCGGTTTTTTGTCGGAGCAGAAACCCGTCAAAACATTCTGAGTATTAATGTAGTAGACTGAAAATTAATGTGCGGTCGGTCTATCAAACGAGTTGATATTGTAGAATATTTAATTAATAAGTCTATGAAGGATTGAAACGCGTGGCGTGGTTTTTGTTGTTATGTGCTGGTTTGGCGGAAATTTTTTTTGCATTGAGCTTAAAGTATAACCAAAGCTTTACTCGTCTTTGGCCAAGTTTAATGACAATCGTTTTTGGTGCAGCAAGTTTTTATTTGCTGATGCTGTCAATTAGAACGTTACCGCTGGGTACTGCATACGCGGTATGGACCGGTATAGGTGCGGTCGGGGTTGCCGTTATCGGTATCGTGCTTTTTAAGGAGTCCGCCGAAATTTTGCGTTTGTGTTCCATTGTTCTGGTCGTTGTCGGATTGGTGGGTCTGAAGTTAACACATATCGAATAATTACTTCCTTTTGATCGAAAAACCGTCGAAGAATAAAAGGTATGGGATGTGTCTATCGAGGATCCAGCCCCTAAATTATCGAAATTCGATCCAGCAACTAAAGCGTTTGGAATTTAGGGGCTGGATGAACTCATTCATGGGGGCTTGACGGCAGCTCGAACGCCAGGGATGGCGTGAATGCAGATTTTGCAGGAGCAAAAATCTGCAAACGCCAAGGATGGCGTGAATGCAGATTTTGCAGGAGCAAAAATCTGCCCTGCTGCCGACATCCTCGCTAGCCACACCCCATACCTTCATAAAGTTAGGAACGAGCATGAAATAACTTAGACAACTGTAGGAAGGGGGGGGCGATTGACAGGTGTCGGCGGCAGGGATAGCCGCCGTCAAGCCTACATGGACGTATTCACGGCGTTCTGTCAAGCGAGTCACCAAACCTCCGCAAAGCCTACTACTTGTAGAAGTTATTTTGTGCATATTCCTTAGCTATTTTTTGAGTATAAAGGGAGTAGTATGTTGCATTTGATTTTTCAGTCATCCGAAGTGGATGTCGTTTTGGAGCGTATTGAGGCCGGCGATGCGGTGGTTTTTATAGGCTCATCAATACTTCGTCTGATCAAGAGAGGGAGTATGACGAAGGTTTTAAAGCAATCGGCTAAGTCTTGTTATTTGTGTGCATTATCCGATGATTTGGCCTTATTCGGTATCGACCGAGGCGATTTGATTGACGGAGTCAGGGTTATCGAATATACCGAGTGGGTCGAATTAGCCGTTACGCATCAGCAGTCGTTGTCATGGTGCTGAATGCCGAAGGAGGATTTCCCGCCCTAACGGAGCAAGGGTTTTTGGTTGATATGAATGACTGGGACGAGGCTGTGGCGAGCAATCTTGCTAAGGCTAATTCGATTACATTAACCGATGCTCATTGGGAAATTATTTATTTTATTAGGGGCTATTATCTTCAGTTTAAACATTTGCCAAACGCCAGGGTTTTTACTAAGGCAGTAGCTAAGCATTTAGGTTCGGAAAAGGGCAATAGCCGTTATTTGCAACGATTGTTTCCGGATGGGCCGTTGAAGTTTGCGTGTAAACTGGCCGGGCTGCCCAAGCCTCCAACTTGTTTGTGATTGAGGCGCCCACAGGGATCAGCCTCGTTTGAAGCGGTGAATCAATCGACGGTCTTTTTTGTTCGGTTTGGAGGGTCTTTCGAAGTGTTCGGAATTGGCCTGTTCTTCGCGTTGACGAATAATTAATTGTTGCCGTTTTTCACGGCTTTCCGCGGTTTCTTCGTAAAGTAGCGCCGCTTCGGAAGCGGGACGGCGTTGGCTGTTTAGGCCGGTGACGGTAATGTCCCAGCTATATTGATCCTTATGGATGGAAAGCGTGGCGCCGATGGAAATTTCCTTGCCTGGTTTGGTTCTTTGATTATTCAAGTGAACCTTGCCTCCGGACACAGCCTCGGCGGCGAGCTTGCGCGTTTTGAAGAAGCGCGCAGCCCATAGCCATTTATCCAATCTTAACGATTCAACAGCGGGCATTTACTCGTCGGTTGCGTCGCTTTTTTGCCAAGCTTGATATCCGCCCTCTAGGCTGACGGCTTTGCTGTAGCCCATTTTATTGAGCACTTCGGTAGCCAGTGCAGAGCGCCCGCCGGTTTGGCAGTAAACTAAAATATCGGCATCTTGTTTATTTTCAAAATCCGGGTGGTTAGCAATTTTAAATTCTAAAACACCCCTCGAAATATTGATAGCCCCGGGCAAAGAGCCTGCAACAAACTCGCCGGGCGCTCGGACGTCGAGTACTAAATATTTGGATAAATCTGATTTTGCCGATGCAACATCCACTTCTTTGATGTTTTTCTTAGCGGCGGCAACAAGGTCCATTGCGGTCAGTGACATTGTAGTTCTCCGGTTTGTAATTCAAAGCTTACAATTTTAACAATAAATATCAGTCAGCGTTGTGATTTTTTATCGATTGTTAATATCTTTCTAATTCTAATACAGATTAGGATAACATTTACAGTTTGATTTATATTCCGGAGCATTATTTAGATGAATTTTGAGAAAGTCGTTTTCGGTTTTTTTATCGTATTGTCATTAACCTTGAATTTCGGGTTCTTTTTAGGAGAGATGGATAATCCCGAGCATCATAATGTTTTTGAGTTGTTTGCGATTATCGTCGTTAATTTTATTGCGACCGGCTTAAAGTTGGGCGATCGCTCGCAAATTGGCGCTGTGCTACTGGCGACTAGTCTGGTTGCCGACCTGCACTTGGTGGCGGCCGCCACATATTGGACCGTTGTCGTGCATGTGACTGAAACCGGATTGACGTCCGATGTAATGGTGAGCATTATTTCGCTGAGCGGCGGGGCTTTGCTGGCTAATTTTATATCCGTCATTATTTTGGTATCCGATACGCTGATGTCTCGGTTGTAATGAACGATTTAACAGAGGGGTAAGGCATGGCGGAAAGTATCGATTTAAGCCGAGTCAGTTTTATTGTCATGCGCGAAATGCGCAGGCCCGTGATGGCTTTAATTACGGTTTACGCAGTGTCAATTTTGGGAATGGTCTTTATTCCCGGTCATGAAGTCGACGGTAAGCCCCAATACTTAAGTGTATTTCACGCGTTTTATTTTATGACCTATACCGCGACGACGACCGGTTTTGGAGAAATTCCTTTTGAGTTTAACGATGCTCAAAGGCTTTGGGCGATGGCTTGTCTATATGTGAGCGTGATTACCTGGTTTTATGCGATAGGAAGTATCGTAAGACTTTTCCAGAACCCTTTCTTTGTGCGAGCGGTCGAGGAGCGAAAGTTTTCTCGGCAGGTGCTTAGAATTTCCGAGCCTTATTTTATTATCTGCGGTTTCGGCGACACCGGTAGCGTACTGGCTCGCGGTTTAAGCGATTATGGTGTGCCGGCAGTCTTCATCGATGGCGATGAGGATCGGATTAGGGCGTTGACGTTGAGGGATTACCGGGTGCCGATGCCGGGTTTATGCGCAGATGCAAGCGTACCTAAGCATCTACTTGAAGCAGGCATCAGAAGACGCAATTGCCAAGCGATTGTTGCAATAACCAATAACGAAGAGATTAATCTAAAAATTTCTGCATTGGCGCGTTTGTTGAATCCGAGTATCAGAATCATTACGTTGTCAAAGGTTGATGTTTTCGAAGAAACGCTCGCAAATTTGGGGGGAGAGGTTCATATCGTCGATCCGTTCAAAATGTTCGCGAAGGTGTTGGTGACAACGATGACGCATCCTAGCTTTTATCCGTTGAATAACTGGTTGGTTAGAGCGCCGCGGGTTCGCCTCAGTGATGCTATTAAGCCGCCGTTCGGAAAATGGATCGTTTGCGGTTACGGTCGGATGGGGCATGAAATCAATCATGCCTTGGTCAAGCAAGGCATGAAGACCGTGGTCATTGATCCGCATGACTGTAGCGAAGAAGAGGGGATCGATAGTTATATCGTAGGGCGGAGCACGGCTAAAACCTTGGCGCAGGCCGGAATAGAAAATGCCGTAGGGATTTTGGCGGGAACCGACGATGACGGGCATAATCTAGGAATATTGCTGAATGCGCGAAAACTGAATGGCAACTTGTTTACCTTGGTTCGGCAAAATCGCCATGAAAATCGAATTGCTTTCGAGGCGTCGCAAATCGATATGATTATGCAGCCGACGTTGGTAACTGCGCGGAGAGTTTTATTTTTGTTGGTCGCCCCGCTATTAAAGCCTTTTTTTCAGCATTTGTTGAAAGACGAGCCGGGTAGGAAAGAAGACATGGAGAAGGTGGTTCAGCAACTCGAGAAAAAAATCGGACGTAGGCAGCCTCATTTAATCACTGTGGATGTTGTGAAGGAGCGCTGTAGCGCTGTCACTGCATGCCTGGAGGAGGGGGAGCAGGTGCTGTTGGGAGATCTTTTAAAGCATCCCGATAATTTTAATCGAAAACTTGATTTGATTGCATTTGTCGTTAAGTCGGGAGAAGTGATAAGTGTGCTTCCCCCAGACGACTATCGGATTAAAATCGGCGATCAAATTTTGTTTTGCGGTACCGGGGCGTCGCGACGCTTGCTGAATGCAACGCTGAATAATGAATATAATTTATTCTATGTGCGCAACGGTGTGCATTTGCCTAAAGGTTATTTCATGCGTTGGTATGCTCAACGGCAGAACCGGCCGGTTGCATGAGTGGATAAGGTGAAAGGTGAAAGGTGAAAGATGAAAGGTGAAAGGTGAAAGGTGAAAGATGAAAGGTGAAAGGTGAAAGGTGAAAGATGAAAGGTGAAAGATGAAAGGTGAAAGATGAAAGGTGAAAGATGAAAGGTGAAAGATGAAAGGTGAAAGGTGAATGGTGAATGGTGAATGGTGAATGGTGAATGGTGAATGGTGAATGGTGAATGGTGAATGGTGAATGGTGAATGGTGAATGGTGAATGGTGAATGGTCGGATTATGGGAGGAGTTAGTGCTTGATTCGTGTTTCGGGCGTCCTTGCCCGGTTTTTTTCTGAAAAACCTAAGCTACTATGCGGTTTTTTTTAGGCCTCTGGGCAGGGAAAAGACGACTTTTTCTTCAATGCCTTTGTTTTCGGTAATCGATTGGCCGCCCCAGGTTTTCAATTGGTTGATAACTTCTTGTACCAGAACTTCCGGTGCCGATGCTCCTGCAGTAACACCTACGGCAGTGATGCCGTCGAACCACTCTCGGCTCATGTCGTTAGCAGTATCGATTAAATAAGCCGGTTTGCCCAGTTGTTCGGCGATTTCCCGTAAGCGATTAGAGTTGGAGCTATTGGGAGAACCGACCACGAGAATCAAGTCGGTTTTGTTGGCAAGATCATAAACGGCATCCTGCCGGTTTTGCGTGGCATAACAAATATCGTCTTTTTTCTGTTCCTGAATTGAGGAGAAACGTGCTCGGAGAGCGTCGACCATCACTTTGGTGTCGGTCATGGACAGCGTCGTTTGCGTTACGTAGGCCAGATTATTAGGATTATTGACCTTCAGTTTGGCGACATCTTCCGGTGTTTCGACCAGGTAAATGCCGCCGTTTTCGGTGCATTTTTCATATTGGCCCATCGTGCCTTCGACTTCCGGGTGCCCGGCGTGACCGATTAGTATGACCTCTCGATCTTGTTTGGCGTGCTTGGCAACCTGCAAATGAACTTTGGTGACTAGTGGGCAGGTTGCGTCGAAAACGGTTAAATTACGTTCCTCGGCTTCTTCTTGGACTCTTTTCGAAACGCCGTGTGCGCTGAAAATCAAATAAGAGCCGACAGGGACGTCGCTCAAGTCTTCGATGAAAATCGCGCCTTTATCTTTAAGGCCGTCGACGACGGTGCGGTTATGGACGACTTCATGGCGGACGTATATCGGGGCGCCGAAAGCTTCGAGAGCTTGATCGACGATTTCAATGGCTCTATCCACTCCGGCACAAAATCCACGGGGGTTGGCGAGTATTATTTGCATATCTTGACTAAAATAGTAGGTTAAGGTGAGGTTATTTTAACCCAGCTTTAACATTTGCCAATCATAAAATATTGAATAATGAATAAAAGCAAATAGTATGACGCTACATTGTCGCCTGAATCTTTTGAAAAGTTGCGTAAAAGCGGGCATGATTTTTTAACTTGTATAATTCAATAGATTAGGCAGTATGCGCTATATTTAGTAAGGGCTGTGTTAACTTAGTTCAGTCTCCGAGACGATAATTCCATCGCTATCGGCATATAAAAAATAATCTTTTCTAAATTGTACGCCCGCGAAAGTCACAATGCCATCCTGTTCTCCATGGCCTTTCGTCGTACTTTTAAGCGGATGCGGATGGAGCGCGCGAATCCCGATCGGAATCGTATCGATTGCGGCCGCATTGCGAATACAGCCATAGACCGCGATTCCTTGCCAGCCGTTATCGTAGGCCAATTGAGCAAGCTCCCGGTCGATCAGGGCGCAGCGGTGCGATCCTCCGCCGTCGACGACTAAGACGCGTCTCGAAACTTTGGTCGATAAGGTTGATTCGACTAATCCATTGTCTTCAAAGGCTTTAATCGTCGTAATTTGCCCGCAAAAAGCCGGTGTTGCTCCGAATATTCTGAAAATGGGGTCGGCGATTTGAAAGCCGTTAATTCCGGAGTATTTGTCACAGAGATCGGCAGTGGTAAACGTCATTGGCATTACCTTGATTAAGGCTGTTGAGGTCATATCATAACAGAATTGCGGTAAAAATAGTTTGGTATGGTTGCAGTCGATGAGTCGAATTGGTGCTTCATTGTGCCAAAGTGGTGCATTGCTCAAGAATAGACAGAGGCGGGTATTTTATTTCTGCTTTAAAATATATTTTTGGCATGATTAGTGTTTAATTTTAGGAATGGAGATACAGATGACGGATAAATTAAACAATTTATGAATACGATAATTGAAACAAATAAAACTAAGTTGCTGGCTGCCATGCCGGCCGTAAAGAGTTACGAGGCTCGTCTTGCCTCGCTAAACGATTGGTGGGGGAAAATTGCGTTGATCGGTAAGATCAATAGCCATAATGTGGCGTCGACCATTCTTGACGACATGAATTTGACGAAAAGTAAATTCGGCGAGTTGCAGCAGAAGCTGACTTATAATTTGCTGGTCGAGAATTTGAAAAAATTGGTGCTTGATAATTCATCGAAGGCGCAAGTCGCGATCGATTTACTGATTCGTAATTTGTTCGAGCGCACTGCGGATGTGGGTTTTTTAGCCACAGACGACGATATTCGCTCTTTCCTTATTTCCGGAAACTCAGATCGGGAAGGAATTGATTTTATCGAAAATCGACTGCGCGAATATGTAAAGAAGTATAGCGTATATGACGAGATCATTATTTTCGATACCGAGGGGCGGGTTAAAGCGCATTTGGACAACGAGAACCCGATCAGTCATTCAACGGATCCTCTTATTGCCGAAACTCTAAAATCGAGTGCGGAATATACCGAAACGTTTCGATATTCGGAATTACAGCCGAATAAACGGCATTCGCTGATTTATTCCTGCAAAATAACCGAAAGTAACCAGCAAGGATCGAAAGCAGTAGGCGTTTTATGTTTATGTTTTCGGTTTGACGATGAAATGGCTGGCATTTTCGGCGATCTACTAGCGGCGGATGACGATGGCACGCTAATGATATTGGGTACCGACGGAAAAATAATCGCCAGTAGCGATGAGCAATTAATGCCGCTACAAGCGGCTTTTGCTAATGCTAATCCGGTAAATATCGCATCGTATAAGCTGCGCGAATATATTGTTAACACTCGACAAACCAAAGGGTATCAGGGTTTTTTCGGATTAGGTTGGACCGGGCGCATGATGACGCCGTTGGAAACGGCTTTTAAACGTAATGAAGCAGTCGATAGAGGAAGCGCTTACACCGATATTATCGATCAAGCCAGTACCTTCCCTCAAGAGTTGAAAGATATTCGCAAGGCCTCCTCCGATATCAATGCCGACCTCGGCTTGTTGGTGCTTAACGGCCAGATTGCATCGGCTCGGAAAAATGCGGCCGAATTTATGCCGGTTTTGGAGGCCATCAAAGAAATCGGTTCCGATATTGCGAATATATTCGCCGATTCGGTCAATAGCCTTCAGGAAGTCACTGTCATGTCTTCGCATTTGAACAATGCAGGGTTTTTGGCGTCGTTGGCGGTCGATATCATGGATCGTAATTTATACGAACGGGCTAACGATTGCCGGTGGTGGGCGTTGACATCGACTTTTAGGCACTGTTTGGCTCAACCGGAAATCTCGTCAAAGGATGAGCAGCGGATGACGGACATATTGCAATACATCAACGCTTTATACACGGTCTATACCAATCTTTATCTTTACGATAAAAACGGTCGTATCTTGGCGGTGTCGAACTCTTACGAGCGCTCGTTATTGGGCATGCAAGTCGACGAGCGAAGCGGAGCGCCGGCTGCGTTGAGGAATAGCGATTCACAGAGCTACAGCGTTTCGCCCTTTATCCGGACGCCATTTTACGGTAATCGCTATACCTATATCTATAATGCCTCGATCACGCATTTGGCAAGGCAGGATCAAGTGCTCGGCGGGATCGGCATCGTTTTTGACAGTGAGCCGCAGTTTTCGAGCATGCTCGATGAAGTTTTACCGCGCGACGAAGCGGGAAAGCTGCTCGAAGGATGTTTTGCGTTTTTTACCGACCGCAATAAGATGATCGTTGCTTCGGCTAATCACCCATCGCTCGGCGCCGGAGATTCGCTGGCGATCGACGACCGTTTTTTTGCCATGCGGACCGGACAAAGAGGTTCCGAAGTCATTCAATACAATGGCGTACAATATGTTTTAGGGATGGCTGTGTCGAAAGGCTACCGCGAATACAAAGCCGTCGACGGCTATAGCAACGATGTATTTGCATTCGTGTTCATTCCATTTTAGAAGTTTGTGTTTGCGTTATATCATCATCGTAGATCAAAATTCGGTGCCTGGGTGAATACATCCATGTAGGTCTCTCACCTAGCGTTAGGTGAGAGACCGGACACCCCGGCGCCTCCTCGGGCACTGCCGAAATTTGAAGTGCGAAAGGTATATTTCGCCGCTAAAAATAACGCGCTAACAGTCCGTGTTGCGGGCTTATTTCCGGTAGCGGTATTTTTACCTCGTAGCCGCCGCCTAGAGCTTCTTGCATCGGATGTCCGTGCAGGTCTTCCATATGTTCGACGATAATGTCGCGGTTGCCTTCGGGTAAAATCAATTCAATTTTATCGCCAACCGAAAACTTGTTTTTGACATCAATTTCGGCCATGCCGGTCGCAGAATCGAAGCGTCTGATTTCACCGCAAAATTGTTGCTGATGGCTTTTCGAATAACCGGTAATGTAGTTTTGCTGTTCATGCGTGTGGTGGCGTTGATAAAAGCCGTCCGTATAACCCCGGTTGGCTAGGTTTTCCAAGACGCCGAGCAATTGCGGATTAAACGGACGTTCGGCCAGTGCGTCGTCGATTGCTTGGCGATAGGTTTGCGCGGTCCGGGCTACATAATAATGAGATTTGGTTCGACCTTCTATCTTAAGGCTGTCGACGCCGATTTCGACCAAGCGTTGAATATGTTCGATCGCGCGCAGGTCTTTCGAATTCATGATGTAGGTGCCGTTTTCATCTTCCATGACCGGCAGCAGTTCGCCTTTACGCCCTTCCTCCTCTAAAAAATAAACCTTATCGGCCAAGGGGTGGCGCTCGGCGCCGCCGCAACTGGCATTACTGATTTCGGACATCGACAAGGCGCCGCC
It includes:
- the rraA gene encoding ribonuclease E activity regulator RraA, whose protein sequence is MTFTTADLCDKYSGINGFQIADPIFRIFGATPAFCGQITTIKAFEDNGLVESTLSTKVSRRVLVVDGGGSHRCALIDRELAQLAYDNGWQGIAVYGCIRNAAAIDTIPIGIRALHPHPLKSTTKGHGEQDGIVTFAGVQFRKDYFLYADSDGIIVSETELS
- a CDS encoding potassium channel family protein; the protein is MAESIDLSRVSFIVMREMRRPVMALITVYAVSILGMVFIPGHEVDGKPQYLSVFHAFYFMTYTATTTGFGEIPFEFNDAQRLWAMACLYVSVITWFYAIGSIVRLFQNPFFVRAVEERKFSRQVLRISEPYFIICGFGDTGSVLARGLSDYGVPAVFIDGDEDRIRALTLRDYRVPMPGLCADASVPKHLLEAGIRRRNCQAIVAITNNEEINLKISALARLLNPSIRIITLSKVDVFEETLANLGGEVHIVDPFKMFAKVLVTTMTHPSFYPLNNWLVRAPRVRLSDAIKPPFGKWIVCGYGRMGHEINHALVKQGMKTVVIDPHDCSEEEGIDSYIVGRSTAKTLAQAGIENAVGILAGTDDDGHNLGILLNARKLNGNLFTLVRQNRHENRIAFEASQIDMIMQPTLVTARRVLFLLVAPLLKPFFQHLLKDEPGRKEDMEKVVQQLEKKIGRRQPHLITVDVVKERCSAVTACLEEGEQVLLGDLLKHPDNFNRKLDLIAFVVKSGEVISVLPPDDYRIKIGDQILFCGTGASRRLLNATLNNEYNLFYVRNGVHLPKGYFMRWYAQRQNRPVA
- the ispH gene encoding 4-hydroxy-3-methylbut-2-enyl diphosphate reductase; translation: MQIILANPRGFCAGVDRAIEIVDQALEAFGAPIYVRHEVVHNRTVVDGLKDKGAIFIEDLSDVPVGSYLIFSAHGVSKRVQEEAEERNLTVFDATCPLVTKVHLQVAKHAKQDREVILIGHAGHPEVEGTMGQYEKCTENGGIYLVETPEDVAKLKVNNPNNLAYVTQTTLSMTDTKVMVDALRARFSSIQEQKKDDICYATQNRQDAVYDLANKTDLILVVGSPNSSNSNRLREIAEQLGKPAYLIDTANDMSREWFDGITAVGVTAGASAPEVLVQEVINQLKTWGGQSITENKGIEEKVVFSLPRGLKKTA
- a CDS encoding cache domain-containing protein produces the protein MNTIIETNKTKLLAAMPAVKSYEARLASLNDWWGKIALIGKINSHNVASTILDDMNLTKSKFGELQQKLTYNLLVENLKKLVLDNSSKAQVAIDLLIRNLFERTADVGFLATDDDIRSFLISGNSDREGIDFIENRLREYVKKYSVYDEIIIFDTEGRVKAHLDNENPISHSTDPLIAETLKSSAEYTETFRYSELQPNKRHSLIYSCKITESNQQGSKAVGVLCLCFRFDDEMAGIFGDLLAADDDGTLMILGTDGKIIASSDEQLMPLQAAFANANPVNIASYKLREYIVNTRQTKGYQGFFGLGWTGRMMTPLETAFKRNEAVDRGSAYTDIIDQASTFPQELKDIRKASSDINADLGLLVLNGQIASARKNAAEFMPVLEAIKEIGSDIANIFADSVNSLQEVTVMSSHLNNAGFLASLAVDIMDRNLYERANDCRWWALTSTFRHCLAQPEISSKDEQRMTDILQYINALYTVYTNLYLYDKNGRILAVSNSYERSLLGMQVDERSGAPAALRNSDSQSYSVSPFIRTPFYGNRYTYIYNASITHLARQDQVLGGIGIVFDSEPQFSSMLDEVLPRDEAGKLLEGCFAFFTDRNKMIVASANHPSLGAGDSLAIDDRFFAMRTGQRGSEVIQYNGVQYVLGMAVSKGYREYKAVDGYSNDVFAFVFIPF